One stretch of Novosphingobium pentaromativorans US6-1 DNA includes these proteins:
- a CDS encoding thioesterase family protein, giving the protein MTQSTVQPFYHRQGDRFVPTGRGVSPWDPNSQTGIALAGLAAHVLEGVPSLGPMHPARTTIDILGAVPMAPIDVSSRVIREGKRLQLAEIELVVDGVPRVRATAMRTRIEESPRLEHPLTRPFPTDIEKHTSPLGLWAEVCWCGDAPTKPGPGARWIRLNAQVAPEIPLSPYAMACIIADYGTATGRLLPREEWTMANTEITLHLTRFPRGDWLLIDSASESSGNGIGIVQSRLGDRDGMFGIAQQTLFLQRRKQD; this is encoded by the coding sequence ATGACACAATCGACGGTGCAGCCGTTTTATCATCGTCAGGGCGACAGGTTCGTACCGACGGGCCGCGGGGTCAGTCCATGGGATCCCAATTCTCAAACCGGCATAGCTCTCGCCGGTCTCGCCGCCCATGTGCTGGAAGGAGTCCCGAGCCTTGGCCCGATGCATCCGGCACGCACGACCATCGACATCCTTGGTGCGGTTCCGATGGCGCCGATCGACGTCAGCAGCCGCGTCATTCGTGAAGGCAAGCGTCTGCAGTTGGCCGAGATCGAACTGGTCGTCGACGGCGTTCCCCGCGTTCGGGCAACTGCCATGCGGACGCGGATAGAGGAATCGCCTCGCCTGGAACATCCGCTTACCCGCCCCTTCCCCACGGACATAGAGAAGCACACCTCACCGCTGGGCCTGTGGGCCGAAGTGTGCTGGTGTGGCGACGCGCCGACAAAGCCTGGCCCCGGCGCGCGCTGGATCAGGCTCAACGCCCAGGTCGCGCCCGAAATCCCGCTTTCCCCTTATGCCATGGCCTGCATCATCGCGGACTATGGCACAGCGACGGGGCGGCTCCTCCCCCGGGAGGAATGGACCATGGCCAATACCGAGATCACCTTGCATCTCACGCGCTTCCCGCGCGGGGATTGGCTGCTCATCGACAGCGCCAGCGAGAGCAGCGGGAACGGCATCGGCATTGTCCAGAGCCGGCTCGGCGATCGCGATGGGATGTTCGGCATCGCCCAGCAGACGTTGTTTCTTCAACGGCGCAAGCAAGACTGA
- a CDS encoding HpcH/HpaI aldolase family protein translates to MAGIRSKCEAQTTLGAWVALGNSISVEVVGKAGYDWVILDTQHGGITWDNLAGALQALELGETGGFVRVGWTDARLIMRALDLGAAGVIVPMVSTAEQAKIAAQAVRYPPAGNRSYGPVRNYYAGGGRDAEDPLCFVMIETAEGLQNVDAIAATPGVDGLFVGSMDLALALGLGLSTTMEEPVFKAIDEVVAACERHGKIPGCGTLGLPNAKELMGRGVRFLAAGSDVGHLRRGAAADVATFRQWVEKPEA, encoded by the coding sequence ATGGCGGGTATCCGCAGCAAGTGCGAAGCGCAAACGACGCTGGGGGCCTGGGTGGCGCTCGGCAACTCGATTTCGGTCGAGGTCGTGGGCAAGGCCGGCTACGATTGGGTCATCCTGGATACGCAGCACGGAGGCATAACCTGGGATAATCTCGCCGGCGCCCTGCAGGCGTTGGAACTTGGTGAAACGGGCGGATTCGTGCGGGTAGGCTGGACCGATGCGCGGCTTATCATGCGGGCGCTCGATCTCGGAGCGGCCGGCGTGATAGTGCCCATGGTGTCCACTGCCGAGCAGGCGAAGATCGCTGCACAGGCCGTTCGTTATCCCCCTGCCGGCAATCGCTCTTACGGGCCGGTGCGCAATTACTACGCTGGAGGTGGCAGGGACGCCGAAGATCCGCTTTGCTTCGTGATGATCGAAACGGCCGAAGGCCTTCAGAATGTGGATGCCATCGCCGCGACTCCCGGCGTCGACGGACTTTTCGTCGGATCGATGGACCTCGCTCTGGCGTTGGGCCTGGGTCTGTCCACCACTATGGAGGAGCCCGTATTCAAGGCCATTGACGAGGTCGTCGCCGCGTGTGAGCGGCATGGCAAGATCCCCGGCTGCGGCACCTTGGGGCTTCCCAATGCCAAGGAACTGATGGGGCGGGGCGTTCGCTTCCTTGCAGCCGGAAGCGACGTTGGCCATCTTCGGCGGGGCGCTGCAGCCGATGTCGCGACTTTCCGGCAGTGGGTGGAGAAGCCGGAGGCGTGA
- a CDS encoding NADP-dependent oxidoreductase produces the protein MRVVQFAEYGPPEVLHQAEMECPVAGPGEIILRVGAAAVNPADTKWRQGMFRDVAPLTFPHVVGYDVAGTIAATGEGVELLPGRRGVAMLSMGSKGGYAEFARLPASDFVPIPETMDLAVAAALPTAGLTGYQLIEDHLRPSPGETVLITGATGAVGRFAVHAALALGARVVAAVRAGREDEARALGAVKVFELEPIDPSAEIPHFDHVCDTVGGAAVARICERLSGAGRIGTAATTPIPMQGLAGPPEMMVVRPDPSRLADLVQLVAQGDLSVPIACRLPLESAPFAHHLIERGGLSGKVVLEP, from the coding sequence ATGCGCGTGGTGCAATTCGCCGAATACGGACCGCCGGAGGTCTTGCATCAGGCCGAGATGGAATGTCCTGTTGCGGGGCCGGGAGAGATAATTCTGCGGGTAGGCGCAGCGGCTGTGAACCCGGCCGATACCAAGTGGCGGCAGGGCATGTTTCGCGATGTGGCGCCGCTCACGTTTCCCCATGTGGTCGGATACGACGTCGCAGGGACCATCGCGGCGACAGGAGAAGGCGTGGAACTGCTGCCGGGGCGCCGGGGCGTAGCCATGCTGTCGATGGGCAGCAAGGGCGGCTATGCGGAGTTTGCGCGATTGCCCGCCTCCGATTTCGTGCCGATCCCCGAAACGATGGATCTCGCGGTGGCAGCCGCGCTGCCGACGGCCGGGTTGACGGGCTATCAGTTGATTGAGGATCATCTTCGGCCGTCGCCTGGCGAAACCGTGCTCATCACCGGGGCGACGGGCGCGGTCGGGCGCTTCGCGGTGCATGCGGCGCTGGCGCTAGGGGCCCGTGTTGTTGCTGCCGTGCGAGCCGGACGGGAGGATGAGGCACGCGCTTTGGGCGCCGTCAAAGTCTTCGAGCTCGAACCGATCGATCCGTCCGCCGAGATCCCGCACTTCGACCATGTCTGCGATACGGTTGGCGGGGCGGCGGTCGCGCGCATCTGCGAGCGATTGTCCGGGGCTGGCCGGATCGGGACAGCGGCGACCACACCGATCCCCATGCAAGGCCTTGCCGGCCCGCCCGAAATGATGGTCGTCCGCCCCGATCCTTCACGACTGGCGGATCTGGTGCAGCTGGTCGCGCAAGGAGACTTGTCGGTGCCCATCGCCTGCCGGTTGCCGCTGGAAAGCGCTCCATTCGCGCATCATTTGATCGAGCGGGGAGGTCTCTCGGGCAAGGTTGTCCTCGAACCCTGA
- a CDS encoding phosphotransferase — MLEKTALSIPRTLEGALDADWLSEILAPVASGARVAQVELVDPVQINQTIKATIVRFRVGFENGQSEALCLKGYLDRPDEKPGVAGMRETRFYRDLAGRVAFRHPEPVAMPYDDQTDFGIRYMRDLKAQGAHFCSALEPFDATRTARSLEQLATLHASYLTLGPVEDLAWTGRNIDWIANVVPVELLQGLLADERSVGIPEAQRDAHRLMAALKALNAVDEKRRPFLIHGDCHAGNLFEIAAGAGLIDFELVQRGGWSLDVAYHINATLPVAVAEQEERTLLRHYLETARRLGSEVPDDEEAWAEYRMSVVYGYFLWAITRTVDRKIIDAFCHRLSHAVARHDSFRMLGV; from the coding sequence ATGCTGGAGAAGACCGCGCTTTCGATCCCGCGTACGCTTGAGGGAGCGCTCGATGCCGACTGGTTGAGTGAAATTCTTGCCCCTGTGGCGAGCGGCGCACGTGTCGCCCAGGTCGAGTTGGTCGATCCCGTTCAGATCAACCAGACGATCAAGGCAACCATCGTTCGTTTCCGCGTCGGTTTCGAAAACGGTCAGTCCGAGGCGCTCTGCCTGAAAGGATATCTCGACCGGCCGGACGAGAAGCCCGGCGTCGCCGGAATGCGCGAAACGCGTTTCTACAGAGATCTGGCGGGAAGGGTTGCATTCCGGCACCCGGAGCCCGTCGCGATGCCCTACGATGACCAGACCGACTTCGGCATTCGGTACATGCGCGATCTGAAAGCCCAGGGGGCGCATTTCTGCTCGGCTCTCGAACCATTCGATGCAACACGCACCGCTCGCAGTCTGGAACAACTGGCGACGCTGCATGCCAGCTATCTCACTCTGGGGCCGGTAGAAGATCTCGCCTGGACGGGACGCAACATTGACTGGATTGCGAATGTCGTGCCGGTCGAACTGTTGCAAGGCCTGCTTGCGGATGAGCGCAGCGTGGGCATTCCCGAAGCGCAGCGCGACGCGCATCGATTGATGGCCGCTCTCAAGGCGCTGAATGCGGTGGACGAGAAGCGGCGACCTTTCCTGATCCACGGCGATTGCCATGCCGGCAACCTGTTCGAAATTGCCGCTGGGGCCGGCCTGATCGACTTTGAGCTGGTTCAGCGCGGCGGTTGGTCGCTGGACGTGGCCTATCACATCAATGCGACGCTGCCGGTCGCAGTGGCTGAACAGGAAGAGCGGACGCTGCTTCGCCATTATCTGGAGACAGCCAGAAGACTGGGAAGCGAAGTACCCGACGATGAGGAAGCGTGGGCGGAATATCGCATGAGCGTGGTCTATGGGTATTTCCTGTGGGCAATCACGCGGACGGTCGATCGGAAGATCATTGACGCATTCTGCCATCGCCTCAGCCATGCTGTTGCGCGGCATGACAGCTTTCGAATGCTCGGAGTTTGA
- a CDS encoding phytanoyl-CoA dioxygenase family protein yields the protein MSLETVATATRQDGAAGAKLDDTNPNGVFRPLAPRAPTQDLEQAKRDLQDTGLCLIADALSPDQLERTRSALYRAAEEDLTYGSPERRRGADFDESNQRIWGLLNRSPLFADLAEHPASVDILTHLLGPNFLLSSMSANIAGPGHGGMIMHSDQLFVPQPWPEVPQGANVFWCLDDFTEENGGTMVAPGSHLLNRPAVEGKDDASLVPLVAKAGTMCVMEGRVWHKTGCNRTTDQRRAGVFGWYVSPIYRTQENWFLSLNPLVIQRASETLLRMLGYRVDGIFFGHVNGYEPLPRTLDW from the coding sequence ATGTCACTTGAGACCGTCGCGACAGCGACCCGGCAGGACGGCGCCGCAGGCGCAAAGCTGGACGACACGAACCCAAACGGCGTGTTTCGGCCCCTTGCGCCTCGAGCCCCGACGCAGGATCTGGAGCAGGCAAAGCGCGACCTGCAGGACACCGGCCTGTGCCTCATCGCCGATGCCCTTTCGCCCGATCAGTTGGAGCGCACGCGCAGCGCTCTTTATCGGGCGGCCGAAGAGGACCTGACATATGGAAGCCCGGAGCGGCGCCGAGGCGCCGATTTCGATGAATCGAACCAGCGCATCTGGGGACTGCTCAACCGTAGCCCGCTGTTCGCCGACCTTGCCGAACATCCCGCTTCGGTCGACATTCTGACCCATCTGCTCGGTCCGAACTTCCTGCTTTCCAGCATGTCAGCGAACATCGCCGGACCCGGGCATGGGGGCATGATAATGCACTCCGATCAGCTGTTCGTGCCGCAGCCCTGGCCGGAGGTCCCGCAGGGCGCCAATGTATTCTGGTGTCTGGACGATTTCACCGAAGAGAACGGTGGCACCATGGTGGCGCCGGGTAGTCACCTTCTCAATCGCCCTGCAGTCGAGGGCAAGGACGACGCTTCGCTGGTGCCGTTGGTCGCCAAGGCAGGAACGATGTGCGTCATGGAAGGGCGTGTGTGGCACAAGACCGGCTGCAATCGCACCACCGACCAGCGCCGCGCGGGGGTGTTCGGCTGGTACGTTTCACCAATCTACCGCACGCAGGAAAACTGGTTCCTGTCGCTTAACCCGCTAGTGATCCAGCGTGCGTCGGAAACCCTGCTGCGAATGCTGGGCTATCGGGTGGACGGTATCTTTTTCGGCCATGTCAACGGTTACGAACCCTTGCCAAGGACACTCGACTGGTAA
- a CDS encoding CaiB/BaiF CoA transferase family protein, giving the protein MKQPLEGLRVLDLGRYLAAPWCTQLLGDLGAEVIKVERPGKGDDMRSYGPPFLKNREGEDDDSPYYISSNRNKKSVTVNIANPDGAQLIRDLARECDILVENYKVGDLKRFGLDYNTLKDVNPHLIYCSVTGFGQSGPDCHRPGLDSLFQATCGLMSVTGEADGAPQKVGVPISDFIAGMYATVAILAALRHREINGGEGQHIDIALLDSTISAFTSIMQGYLVSGIVPMRAGSSTPGNDPAGQFTCSDGDLILSAGADNQFKALAKVIDRPEWADAPEFATRPLRVSNRDIINAGINESLSAHPRHYWFEKLQAAGIMCAPINTMAEALEEPQVKHRGVVIEIEHPRAGPVPIIANPMRMSGTPIPTPRISPDVGQHTDEVLQAVLDKSSEDIEALRRNGAI; this is encoded by the coding sequence ATGAAACAACCGTTGGAAGGACTGCGCGTTCTCGATCTGGGCCGCTATCTTGCGGCGCCCTGGTGCACGCAATTGCTGGGCGATCTGGGGGCTGAGGTCATCAAGGTGGAGCGACCGGGCAAGGGCGACGACATGCGCTCCTACGGCCCCCCCTTTCTGAAGAACCGCGAGGGCGAGGACGACGATTCCCCTTATTACATCTCCTCCAATCGCAACAAGAAATCGGTCACGGTCAACATCGCCAATCCTGACGGCGCGCAATTGATTCGCGACCTGGCGCGTGAGTGCGATATCCTGGTCGAGAACTACAAGGTCGGCGACCTGAAGCGCTTCGGCCTCGATTACAACACGCTCAAGGATGTCAATCCGCACCTCATCTACTGCTCGGTCACCGGCTTCGGGCAAAGCGGACCCGATTGTCACCGCCCTGGACTGGACAGCCTGTTCCAGGCGACCTGCGGACTGATGAGCGTGACGGGAGAAGCCGATGGCGCGCCGCAGAAGGTAGGTGTGCCGATTTCGGACTTCATCGCGGGCATGTACGCGACCGTCGCGATCCTGGCTGCGTTGCGCCACCGGGAGATAAACGGCGGAGAAGGGCAGCATATCGACATTGCCCTGCTGGACAGCACGATTTCGGCCTTCACCAGCATCATGCAGGGCTACCTTGTGAGCGGAATTGTCCCCATGCGTGCGGGTTCGTCGACGCCGGGTAACGACCCGGCCGGCCAGTTCACCTGTTCCGATGGCGACCTGATCCTTTCGGCGGGTGCAGACAACCAGTTCAAGGCGCTGGCCAAGGTCATCGATCGTCCCGAATGGGCCGACGCGCCTGAATTCGCCACGCGGCCCCTGCGCGTCAGCAATCGCGACATCATCAATGCCGGGATCAACGAGTCTCTTTCGGCCCACCCGCGGCATTACTGGTTTGAAAAGTTGCAGGCAGCCGGGATCATGTGCGCGCCGATCAACACGATGGCCGAAGCCCTTGAAGAGCCGCAAGTGAAGCATCGCGGCGTGGTCATCGAGATCGAGCACCCGCGCGCGGGTCCGGTGCCCATCATTGCCAATCCGATGCGCATGTCGGGTACGCCGATACCCACGCCTCGGATTTCGCCAGATGTGGGTCAGCATACCGACGAAGTTCTGCAAGCCGTGCTGGACAAGTCCAGTGAGGATATCGAAGCGCTTCGCCGGAACGGCGCCATCTAG
- a CDS encoding TetR/AcrR family transcriptional regulator translates to MTNPSATAEPVSLRKAQRRFTRSLILDAAREVFSARGFRAATLEEVAAAAGTRRSTIYTHFSDKDDILAAIADEWNEAARDVVAKLPGPCPDRAQIDAWLLDVVEFIERERTPSILLSQLGNAVGAPKALSGTGEVLIEGLAASVPAFEDAALPGEAGGVARAHVMILLREMGFAAMHCTDPANRDFGRHLLVAVGDLFERFLKDHAARNG, encoded by the coding sequence ATGACGAACCCATCCGCCACTGCAGAACCCGTATCGCTGCGCAAGGCCCAGCGCAGATTCACGCGCTCCCTGATCCTTGACGCGGCGCGCGAAGTCTTCAGCGCCCGCGGCTTCCGCGCCGCGACGCTTGAGGAAGTGGCAGCGGCAGCAGGCACTCGGCGTTCGACGATCTACACGCACTTCAGCGATAAGGACGACATACTGGCCGCGATCGCCGACGAGTGGAACGAGGCCGCGCGCGACGTCGTTGCGAAACTGCCTGGCCCCTGCCCCGACAGGGCCCAAATCGACGCATGGCTGCTGGACGTGGTCGAATTCATCGAACGCGAACGCACCCCCAGCATATTGCTCAGCCAGCTGGGTAACGCAGTCGGGGCGCCGAAAGCCCTAAGCGGCACCGGAGAGGTGCTGATCGAAGGACTGGCGGCCAGCGTTCCGGCTTTCGAAGATGCCGCGTTACCGGGCGAGGCCGGCGGCGTGGCACGCGCCCATGTGATGATACTGCTGCGAGAGATGGGGTTCGCGGCCATGCACTGCACCGATCCCGCCAATCGCGACTTCGGTCGCCATTTGCTCGTGGCCGTAGGGGATCTGTTCGAACGATTCTTGAAAGATCATGCCGCAAGGAATGGATGA
- a CDS encoding FAD-binding protein, which yields MKLAESGWDEQFDFIVVGSGGGGMVAALAAAESSEKVLLLESTDKFGGSTGMSGGILWVPNNPLQAGDGVEDSRDAGAAYLDALTPNDPTPLAAERREAFLDTAPQVVNFMLRKGIPLKRCEGWSDYHDELPGGCARGRSVIADNFDLRELGDKADKLRVGNFPLPVTWPGPRDLALIRRTFRGFMAGVKLSAYVAWMKIRGARLVSMGAALQGRMLKLIYATRGIDLRTEAPVVDLVKEGERVMGVIAQIGGKQTRIRASRGVLICSGGFARNQDMRDEYMPKPTHDDWSHTNAGDLGGPIAMAMEKGAQSYFDGNAIWLVSSRNPDGSKVFHLNDLAKPHCIMVDRQGRRFSDESGSYMQNGLNMYAAGAVPAWVVLDSRHRSRYPWGIMLPGKTPDALIASGYMKKAETLEDLARQCGIDANGLKQGVDRFNGFARTGVDEDFQRGANSYDKVFGDPSVKPNPCLGTIEKAPFYAIEVFPGDVGTVGGLVVDRHARVVDGQGTPIPGLYAAGNCAAPIFGRTYPGAGASIAGTCTFGYLAARHAMGANDAHA from the coding sequence ATGAAATTGGCTGAGAGCGGTTGGGACGAGCAGTTCGACTTCATCGTGGTGGGCAGCGGCGGCGGCGGCATGGTTGCGGCACTGGCGGCGGCCGAATCCAGCGAAAAGGTATTGCTCCTGGAGAGCACGGACAAATTCGGTGGATCGACCGGAATGTCGGGCGGCATATTGTGGGTTCCCAACAATCCGCTTCAGGCGGGCGATGGCGTGGAAGACTCGCGTGATGCAGGCGCGGCCTATCTCGATGCGTTGACCCCGAACGATCCCACGCCACTGGCCGCGGAACGGCGCGAGGCGTTTCTCGACACCGCACCCCAGGTTGTGAACTTCATGCTTCGCAAGGGCATTCCCCTCAAGCGTTGCGAAGGATGGTCGGACTATCACGACGAATTGCCCGGCGGTTGCGCGAGGGGGCGGTCCGTGATCGCCGACAATTTCGATCTGCGCGAACTGGGCGACAAGGCGGACAAGCTTCGTGTCGGCAATTTCCCCTTGCCGGTTACCTGGCCCGGACCGCGCGACCTTGCGTTGATCCGCCGGACGTTTCGCGGGTTCATGGCGGGGGTCAAGCTATCGGCCTATGTCGCCTGGATGAAAATTCGCGGTGCCCGACTCGTATCCATGGGAGCGGCCCTGCAAGGTCGGATGCTGAAGCTGATCTACGCCACCCGGGGCATCGATCTGCGCACCGAAGCGCCGGTCGTCGATCTGGTCAAGGAAGGCGAACGGGTCATGGGCGTTATAGCCCAGATCGGCGGCAAGCAGACTCGCATTCGAGCGAGCCGCGGCGTCCTGATCTGCAGCGGCGGGTTTGCGCGAAATCAGGACATGCGTGACGAATACATGCCCAAGCCGACGCACGACGACTGGTCGCACACCAATGCGGGTGACCTCGGCGGGCCGATCGCGATGGCTATGGAAAAGGGTGCCCAAAGCTACTTCGACGGCAATGCGATCTGGCTGGTCTCTTCACGAAACCCTGACGGCTCCAAGGTCTTCCACCTGAATGACCTGGCCAAGCCGCACTGCATCATGGTCGACAGGCAGGGCAGGCGATTCAGTGATGAATCGGGCTCCTACATGCAGAACGGGCTCAACATGTACGCTGCGGGTGCGGTTCCTGCGTGGGTTGTTCTCGATAGTAGGCATCGCAGTCGATATCCCTGGGGGATCATGCTCCCCGGAAAGACGCCGGACGCGTTGATCGCATCGGGATACATGAAAAAGGCGGAGACCCTTGAGGATCTTGCGCGGCAATGCGGCATCGATGCCAATGGCCTCAAACAGGGCGTGGATCGTTTCAACGGCTTTGCCAGAACCGGGGTCGACGAGGATTTCCAACGCGGCGCCAACAGCTACGACAAGGTTTTCGGCGATCCTTCGGTCAAGCCGAATCCGTGCCTGGGCACGATAGAAAAGGCGCCCTTCTACGCGATCGAAGTCTTTCCCGGCGACGTCGGGACGGTCGGGGGATTGGTGGTGGACCGTCATGCACGCGTCGTCGATGGGCAGGGAACGCCAATTCCCGGTCTCTACGCCGCAGGAAACTGCGCCGCGCCTATCTTCGGGCGCACTTATCCGGGCGCCGGGGCGAGCATCGCCGGCACATGTACATTTGGCTATCTCGCTGCGCGCCATGCGATGGGTGCGAACGACGCACACGCATGA
- a CDS encoding MFS transporter produces MGSAYFREFRLHWPNLLGSALGLAFGMAINQYILNLFGPAMIAEFGWSKAQFALVGSFGIVGLVAMPIAGRIADRYGPRKAAMIGYAVVPACYFAFSLMNGEIWQFYALTLVKGTVGILTTTMVFTRVVVERFDSARGLALSCLLSCTPLVGAIAAPIFGSVIETAGWRTAYQLMALVSLCGGLAAILLMGKSRGHGHAKVVAGPKMHWAELRGMFGNRVFLLLLGGMFFCNIPQTLVYGQMSLMLAENGIPLSQSAALVSVYALCVVVGRFLCGFALDKISPHVVAVFALGPPAFAYVAIASGADAFAVLAGSIAVIGLAQGAETDVAAYLTSRRFALAHYSFIFSLLMVGSGLASAIGSVVMSMTLAGTESYDTFLYIAALATIGGALCFYFTGGRAQPEVADDQLLAARLASAD; encoded by the coding sequence ATGGGTTCTGCATATTTCCGCGAGTTTCGGCTGCACTGGCCGAACCTGCTTGGCTCGGCCCTGGGGCTCGCCTTCGGCATGGCGATCAACCAGTACATCCTCAATCTCTTCGGTCCCGCCATGATTGCCGAATTCGGGTGGAGCAAGGCGCAATTCGCGCTGGTCGGCTCCTTCGGTATCGTCGGTCTCGTGGCCATGCCGATCGCGGGGCGCATTGCCGATCGCTACGGACCGCGCAAGGCGGCCATGATCGGCTACGCGGTAGTTCCGGCATGCTATTTCGCGTTCAGTCTGATGAACGGCGAGATCTGGCAATTCTACGCGCTGACCCTGGTGAAGGGCACAGTCGGCATATTGACGACGACGATGGTCTTCACCCGCGTGGTAGTGGAGCGTTTCGACAGCGCGCGCGGGCTGGCCCTGTCCTGTCTCTTGAGCTGTACGCCGCTGGTTGGAGCGATCGCGGCGCCGATCTTCGGATCGGTGATCGAAACCGCGGGCTGGCGAACGGCCTACCAGTTGATGGCGCTGGTGTCCTTGTGTGGTGGATTGGCTGCGATCCTGCTGATGGGCAAGTCCCGTGGACACGGGCACGCCAAGGTCGTCGCCGGCCCGAAGATGCATTGGGCGGAACTGCGCGGCATGTTCGGCAACCGCGTCTTCCTGCTACTGCTGGGCGGCATGTTCTTCTGCAATATCCCGCAGACTCTGGTTTACGGACAGATGAGCCTGATGCTGGCGGAGAACGGAATTCCCCTCAGTCAATCGGCAGCGCTCGTTTCGGTCTATGCGCTGTGTGTCGTTGTCGGTCGCTTCCTGTGCGGTTTTGCTCTGGACAAGATTTCTCCCCATGTCGTTGCGGTTTTTGCCCTTGGCCCGCCTGCTTTCGCTTATGTGGCGATCGCTTCGGGCGCCGACGCTTTCGCCGTACTCGCAGGATCGATCGCGGTTATTGGCCTGGCGCAGGGCGCGGAGACCGATGTGGCGGCCTATCTGACTTCGCGTCGCTTTGCCCTTGCGCACTACAGCTTCATTTTCAGCCTGCTGATGGTCGGATCCGGCCTTGCCAGTGCCATCGGCTCAGTGGTCATGAGCATGACCCTTGCTGGTACCGAAAGCTACGACACATTCCTCTACATTGCAGCGTTGGCCACGATCGGGGGGGCGCTGTGTTTCTACTTTACAGGCGGGCGAGCGCAGCCCGAGGTTGCCGATGACCAACTGCTGGCAGCCAGACTGGCAAGCGCGGACTGA
- a CDS encoding thioesterase family protein: MRDGWQANDAVCSGGTSGIGWSGSGGQETGVGSDVEQAIESDSGDAGINYFYSLIDDEYVPSGIGTSPWSRDAQNGIALAGLAAHVLESMPGGEGMHPARLQIDILGKVPMVPLRPEVRVVRPGRRIQMLELELQAEGRARAKASLLRVRKTHTPDVSVPCTVDFPESERPLEPSPHSDGYRLQGNLHRPGPGMRWLRMLVDVVEGHSATMFERAAMSADFGTGTASLLSRKEWSLANIDISLHLTRLPRDEWLLLDASSESAGNGVGLANLRLGDREGMIGWGHQTIFVDTLRGVQ, from the coding sequence ATGCGTGACGGCTGGCAGGCGAACGATGCTGTCTGTTCCGGGGGGACGAGCGGTATCGGATGGAGCGGCAGCGGCGGGCAAGAAACCGGTGTCGGGTCTGACGTGGAGCAGGCGATCGAGAGCGATTCCGGCGATGCAGGAATCAACTACTTCTATTCCCTGATCGACGACGAATACGTCCCCAGCGGCATCGGCACCAGTCCGTGGAGCCGCGATGCGCAGAACGGTATCGCTTTGGCGGGACTCGCGGCGCATGTGCTGGAATCCATGCCTGGCGGGGAGGGCATGCATCCTGCACGATTGCAGATCGATATTCTCGGCAAGGTCCCGATGGTGCCGCTTCGGCCTGAAGTGCGGGTCGTGCGACCGGGGCGGCGCATTCAGATGCTGGAACTGGAATTGCAGGCGGAGGGGCGTGCCAGGGCCAAGGCGTCCCTGCTGCGGGTTCGAAAGACCCATACGCCCGATGTGTCAGTGCCTTGCACGGTCGATTTTCCGGAATCCGAGCGTCCCCTGGAGCCATCTCCTCATTCGGACGGATATCGGTTGCAGGGGAATTTGCACAGGCCTGGTCCGGGCATGCGGTGGCTGCGGATGTTGGTCGATGTCGTGGAGGGGCACAGCGCGACCATGTTCGAGCGGGCCGCCATGTCGGCGGACTTCGGAACCGGCACCGCTTCGCTGCTTTCGCGCAAGGAGTGGTCGCTGGCCAATATAGACATTTCGCTCCACCTGACCCGCCTGCCTCGTGACGAATGGCTTCTGCTCGATGCCAGCAGCGAAAGTGCCGGCAACGGCGTGGGATTGGCCAATCTGCGCCTTGGCGACAGGGAGGGCATGATTGGTTGGGGGCACCAGACCATTTTCGTAGACACCCTGAGAGGGGTGCAATGA